One window from the genome of Variovorax sp. PAMC26660 encodes:
- a CDS encoding SixA phosphatase family protein, which translates to MDLIFWRHAEAEDWTEGCDDMQRSLTARGEKQAKRMASWLDRQLPDGTRIICSPARRCEQTALALGRKYKVRSELSPETTPELLLGAAGWPNGKSVVLMIGHQPSVGQAISLLLGLKQDSCPVRKGALWWIRTRERDGDVQTVVVTVQSPELL; encoded by the coding sequence ATGGACTTGATCTTCTGGCGCCACGCCGAAGCCGAGGACTGGACCGAGGGCTGCGACGACATGCAGCGCTCGCTCACCGCACGCGGCGAAAAACAGGCCAAGCGCATGGCCAGCTGGCTGGACCGTCAACTGCCCGATGGCACGCGCATCATCTGCAGCCCCGCGCGGCGCTGCGAACAGACCGCGCTGGCGCTGGGCCGCAAGTACAAGGTGCGCTCCGAGCTGTCGCCCGAGACCACGCCCGAGCTGCTGCTCGGCGCGGCCGGCTGGCCCAATGGCAAGTCGGTGGTGCTGATGATCGGCCACCAGCCCTCGGTGGGGCAGGCGATATCGCTGCTGCTTGGCCTCAAGCAGGACAGCTGCCCGGTGCGCAAGGGCGCGCTGTGGTGGATCCGCACGCGCGAGCGCGACGGCGACGTGCAGACCGTCGTGGTGACGGTGCAGTCGCCCGAGCTGCTTTAA
- the pstC gene encoding phosphate ABC transporter permease subunit PstC, translated as MSTSSLEDAPLSSLPERPLSSTFPAAAASLDLAAERRRATAPPPPVKAPRSGPMADRLFGWAAKGAALLTLAMLIGILLSLIAGAWPAISKYGLGFLTSSVWDPVKDEYGGLVMIYGTLATSFIALVIAVPVSFGIALFLTELSPNWLKRPLGTAIELLAAVPSIVYGMWGLLVFGPILSTWVQQPLQKLFAGVPYLGALVSGPPVGIGILSAGIILAIMIIPFIASVMRDVFEVTPPLLKESAYGLGSTTWEVVSKVVLPYTKAGVIGGIMLGLGRALGETMAVTFVIGNMNQLNSLSVFEAANSITSALANEFAEAGAGLHQAALMYLGLVLFFITFVVLTLSKILLTQMKKSEGTKS; from the coding sequence ATGAGCACTTCATCGCTCGAGGACGCGCCGCTTTCGTCTTTGCCGGAGCGACCCTTGTCATCCACCTTTCCTGCCGCCGCCGCCTCACTCGACCTAGCGGCCGAGCGCCGTCGTGCCACCGCCCCTCCGCCGCCCGTCAAGGCACCGCGTTCCGGCCCCATGGCCGACCGGCTGTTCGGCTGGGCCGCCAAGGGCGCTGCGCTGCTGACGCTCGCGATGCTCATCGGCATCCTGCTGTCGCTGATCGCAGGCGCCTGGCCCGCCATTTCCAAGTACGGCCTCGGCTTTCTCACGAGCAGCGTGTGGGACCCGGTGAAGGACGAGTACGGCGGCCTGGTGATGATCTACGGCACGCTGGCCACCTCGTTCATCGCGCTGGTGATCGCGGTGCCGGTGAGCTTCGGCATTGCGCTGTTCCTGACCGAGCTGTCGCCCAACTGGCTCAAGCGCCCGCTGGGCACGGCCATCGAATTGCTCGCTGCAGTGCCGTCCATCGTGTACGGCATGTGGGGCCTGCTGGTCTTCGGCCCGATTCTTTCGACCTGGGTGCAGCAGCCGTTGCAGAAGTTGTTTGCCGGCGTGCCGTACCTCGGCGCGCTGGTGTCCGGCCCGCCCGTGGGCATCGGCATTCTGTCGGCCGGCATCATCCTGGCGATCATGATCATTCCGTTCATCGCCTCGGTGATGCGCGACGTATTCGAGGTCACGCCGCCGCTGCTCAAGGAGTCGGCCTACGGCCTGGGCTCCACCACCTGGGAAGTCGTCTCCAAGGTCGTGCTGCCCTACACCAAGGCTGGCGTGATCGGCGGCATCATGCTCGGCCTGGGCCGGGCGCTGGGTGAAACGATGGCGGTCACCTTCGTGATCGGCAACATGAACCAGCTCAATTCGCTTTCCGTGTTCGAGGCTGCCAACAGCATCACCTCGGCACTTGCCAATGAATTCGCCGAGGCCGGCGCGGGCCTGCACCAGGCTGCGCTGATGTACCTGGGCCTCGTGCTGTTCTTCATTACCTTCGTCGTGCTGACGCTCTCGAAGATATTGCTGACCCAGATGAAGAAGAGCGAAGGGACCAAGTCGTGA
- the pstS gene encoding phosphate ABC transporter substrate-binding protein PstS, protein MKTTFKFAAAGLIAAAFAQVPAFAQDVTGAGASFPAPLYAKWASDFNKATGVKINYQSVGSGAGLKQIEAKTVDFGASDAPLKDDELQAKGLMQFPTVIGGVIPVVNIPGIKPGELKLNGQVLGDIYLGKITKWNDPAIKALNGSLALPDAAIAPVRRADGSGTSFLFTNYLSKVNAEWKSKVGEGTAVNWPTGAGGKGNEGVAAFVNRLPNSIGYVEYAYVKQNKMTYAQLQNAAGSYVSPDDTAFKAAAAGADWNKSFYQVLTNQAGKDAWPITGATFILLHKVQDKPANATTVLKFFDWAYKSGDKTADDLDYVPMPDAVKATIAKSWGEVKDASGKAVAYK, encoded by the coding sequence ATGAAAACGACGTTCAAATTTGCAGCAGCCGGCCTGATCGCCGCCGCTTTCGCCCAAGTCCCTGCCTTCGCACAAGATGTGACCGGCGCTGGTGCCAGCTTCCCGGCACCGCTGTACGCCAAGTGGGCTTCCGACTTCAACAAGGCCACCGGCGTCAAAATCAACTACCAGTCGGTCGGTTCGGGCGCAGGCCTGAAGCAGATCGAAGCCAAGACCGTCGATTTCGGCGCATCGGATGCTCCCCTGAAGGACGACGAACTGCAAGCCAAGGGCCTGATGCAGTTCCCCACCGTCATCGGCGGCGTGATCCCCGTGGTCAACATCCCCGGCATCAAGCCCGGCGAGCTGAAGCTCAACGGCCAGGTCCTGGGCGACATCTACCTGGGCAAGATCACCAAGTGGAATGACCCCGCCATCAAGGCGCTGAATGGTTCGCTGGCACTGCCGGACGCCGCCATCGCGCCGGTTCGCCGCGCCGACGGTTCGGGCACCAGCTTCCTGTTCACCAACTACCTGAGCAAGGTCAACGCCGAGTGGAAGTCGAAGGTCGGCGAAGGCACGGCCGTCAACTGGCCCACCGGCGCGGGTGGCAAGGGCAATGAAGGCGTTGCCGCTTTCGTGAACCGCCTGCCCAATTCGATCGGCTACGTCGAGTACGCCTACGTCAAGCAGAACAAGATGACCTATGCCCAACTGCAGAACGCAGCCGGCTCGTACGTGTCGCCTGACGACACCGCCTTCAAGGCCGCCGCCGCCGGCGCCGACTGGAACAAGAGCTTCTACCAGGTGCTGACCAACCAGGCCGGCAAGGACGCATGGCCCATCACCGGCGCCACCTTCATCCTGCTGCACAAGGTGCAGGACAAGCCCGCCAACGCGACCACCGTGCTGAAGTTCTTCGACTGGGCCTACAAGAGCGGCGACAAGACGGCTGACGACCTCGACTACGTGCCGATGCCTGATGCCGTGAAGGCCACCATCGCCAAGTCGTGGGGTGAAGTGAAGGACGCGTCGGGCAAGGCCGTCGCGTACAAGTAA
- a CDS encoding Ppx/GppA phosphatase family protein, with protein MQNGTRLAAVDLGSNSFRLEIGQVDHGQIHRTEYLKETVRQGNGLDSARNLTPEAMQRGWDALARFGERLAGFKRSQVRAVATQTLREARNREEFLLRARTILGFGIDVIPGREEARLIYQGVAHMLPHTDASDRERRLVIDIGGRSTEMIIGQALVAERTESYRVGSVAWSMKHFGEGLFTLPAFRAAEVAAKAVLDDALASYTRDQWDVAYGASGTIGAVGDVLAASGAKPGLVTREGLDWLLDRLLKAGSVDKLRIDGMREDRKAVIGGGVSVLRAVFDLLGITEMKVAQGALRHGVLYELLERDDSVADMRTATVARLANRFTVDAAQAKRVGETAATLFVQLAPAARGGNTSSRAGRALRKLGWAAQLHEIGTQISHSDYHKHGAYILDNTDAPGFAVNEMHALGQLLLGQRGKLRKLEVALDDETFVMQLLALRLAVILCHARRDPDPEALHLAALGARAFTIACAPDWAEAYPQSAHLLREEVLAWQKTSNWRVELSGA; from the coding sequence ATGCAAAACGGCACCCGCCTCGCAGCGGTCGATCTGGGTTCGAACAGCTTCAGGCTGGAAATCGGACAGGTCGACCATGGTCAGATTCACCGCACCGAGTACCTCAAGGAAACCGTGCGCCAGGGCAACGGCCTGGACAGTGCGCGCAACCTCACGCCCGAAGCCATGCAGCGCGGCTGGGATGCGCTTGCACGTTTCGGCGAGCGCCTGGCCGGCTTCAAGCGCTCGCAGGTGCGTGCCGTGGCCACGCAAACGCTGCGCGAAGCGCGCAACCGCGAAGAATTTTTGTTGCGTGCGCGCACTATCCTGGGCTTCGGCATCGACGTGATCCCGGGCCGGGAAGAAGCCCGGCTGATCTATCAGGGCGTGGCACACATGCTCCCGCACACCGACGCCTCCGACCGCGAACGCCGGCTGGTGATCGACATCGGCGGACGCTCCACCGAAATGATCATCGGCCAGGCGCTGGTGGCGGAGCGCACGGAGTCGTACCGCGTCGGCAGCGTTGCCTGGTCGATGAAGCACTTCGGCGAAGGCCTGTTCACCCTGCCCGCCTTCCGCGCCGCCGAAGTCGCGGCCAAGGCCGTGCTCGACGACGCGCTCGCCAGCTACACACGCGACCAGTGGGATGTGGCTTACGGCGCCTCCGGCACCATCGGCGCAGTCGGCGACGTGCTGGCCGCATCCGGCGCCAAGCCCGGCCTTGTCACGCGCGAAGGCCTCGACTGGCTGCTCGACCGACTGCTCAAGGCCGGCAGCGTCGACAAGCTGCGCATCGACGGCATGCGCGAAGACCGCAAGGCCGTGATCGGCGGCGGCGTGAGCGTGCTGCGCGCGGTGTTCGACCTGCTCGGCATCACCGAGATGAAAGTGGCCCAGGGCGCATTGCGCCACGGCGTGCTCTACGAACTGCTGGAGCGCGACGACAGCGTGGCCGACATGCGCACCGCCACGGTCGCGCGACTGGCCAATCGCTTCACCGTTGATGCGGCACAGGCCAAGCGCGTCGGCGAAACGGCCGCGACCCTGTTCGTGCAGCTCGCTCCCGCCGCACGCGGCGGCAACACATCGAGCCGCGCCGGCCGTGCACTGCGCAAGCTGGGCTGGGCCGCGCAACTGCACGAGATCGGCACGCAGATCTCGCACAGCGACTATCACAAGCACGGCGCCTACATCCTGGACAACACCGACGCCCCCGGCTTCGCCGTCAACGAGATGCATGCGCTCGGCCAGCTTCTGCTGGGCCAGCGCGGCAAGCTGCGCAAGCTCGAAGTGGCACTGGACGACGAAACCTTCGTGATGCAGTTGCTCGCGCTGCGCCTTGCGGTGATCCTGTGCCACGCGCGCCGCGACCCCGACCCCGAAGCCCTGCACCTCGCAGCGCTGGGCGCCAGAGCCTTCACGATCGCATGCGCGCCGGATTGGGCCGAGGCCTATCCGCAGTCGGCCCACCTTCTGCGCGAAGAAGTGCTGGCCTGGCAAAAGACCAGCAACTGGCGCGTGGAGCTGAGCGGGGCTTAA